One region of Bombus affinis isolate iyBomAffi1 chromosome 5, iyBomAffi1.2, whole genome shotgun sequence genomic DNA includes:
- the LOC126915960 gene encoding ubiquitin-protein ligase E3B isoform X1, translating into MFKAEEPSRDSFLQQMKAAREERAHEKDREAAVILIQAYVRGWLTRKRILEEFDTNFLNDGGTETNIKLKPALDVYKIIFKFLYIYKKEKVQERIEKLCRYLVLTLDSESPEISYVGLILNKDRYISWISQMKTILFYCLTGLDNLKPERVSDHKSIHLRLHTLVSFTSPGTWAIQKVEGMEKLKAGMNQLCANIMGHLVNNGFYPIMQAFLVKGLGRVEIALKPIALSAAVTLALRPLISSQMSDKLVSLFLINIFSVPALVYHLNSISSVCITSFITNNLFARSLELLNSEQNLRIVFNALEVSYALCLLANLIQLANIERDEVLKELYFPSFTFVVTKMLEACQQYVVAKKSNLTRWHPILGWLAQKVDTYLQEPIPYVKSQLACLWTGRIVSQLIGQPLTELIEKEIPPPVEQQSTSVGTNIFRRAFLEARTNRNNNTKNYRKLGSAETTRIALICSLYQIALHALTLKMEILTGLCYQDKILYHMYLFLGTLGPHCGLKAFLDHLAANTKCTAPEFQMLILFSDCMTHYVTILDDMEMYEQQDPFKLSDFVTISYFLNQFLYKAVLNNLFDVPDVKSVPNNPLFTSLHTLLMAIYRRDCRRTFCPEGHWLAKLIRVSGFLADLEKGRRGAALLLSKMPHVIPHSERVVLFRKHVANEKAVLGLTESACNSTPTTLIVVHRTRIVEDGYRQLAMLPSQALKGVIRVRFVNEQGLAEAGIDQDGVFKEFLEETIKKVFDPSLNLFKVTSENRLYPSPTSSMQDNHLQLFEFVGRMLGKAVYEGIVVDVPFASFFVSQFSGQTGGALYSWLDELASLDRDLYRSLTLVKHYKGDVRQLELTFSLDEDVLGKLVTHELVPGGRAVPVTNENKINYIHLMAHFRMHMQIKHQTAAFIKGFRSIINPEWLALFSTPELQRLISGDNVPLDLRDLRRHTQYYGGFHDSHRVVCWLWDILEKDFSEEERGLFLKFVTSCSKSPLLGFAHLEPPFSIRCVEVGDDEDTGDTIGSVIRGFFTIRKKDPQNRLPTSSTCFNLLKLPNYQKKSTLREKLRYAVTSNTGFELS; encoded by the exons ATGTTTAAAGCTGAGGAACCATCCAGAGACAGCTTCCTTCAGCAAATGAAGGCCGCTAGGGAAGAAAGGGCCCATGAGAAAGACAGAGAAGCTGCTGTCATTTTAATTCAGGCTTATGTTAGGGGATGGTTGACCCGTAAAAGAATATT GGAAGAGTTTGATACGAATTTTCTGAATGATGGTGGCACAGAaacaaatataaagttaaaaCCTGCTTTGGAcgtgtataaaattatttttaaatttttgtacatatataagaaagaaaaggttcaagaaagaatagaaaagctATGTAG ATATTTAGTGTTGACTCTAGATTCTGAGTCTCCAGAAATTTCTTATGTAGGACTCATACTAAACAAAGATCGCTACATATCATGGATATCACAGATGAaaacaatattattttattgtttgaCTGGTTTAGATAATCTTAAACCAGAAAGAGTGTCTGACCATAAATCCATCCATTTGAGATTACATACATTAGTTAGTTTTACATCACCAGGAACATGGGCAATTCAGAAAGTAGAAGGAATGGAAAAACTCAAAGCTGGTATGAATCAGCTTTGTGCAAACATAATGGGTCACCTAGTCAACAATGGGTTTTATCCCATTATGCAA GCATTTCTAGTAAAAGGATTGGGTAGAGTGGAAATTGCTTTAAAACCAATTGCACTTTCAGCAGCAGTTACATTAGCACTGAGACCATTAATCTCCTCCCAGATGTCAGATAAATTGGTCTCattgtttttaattaatatttttagcgTACCTGCATTGGTCTATCATCTGAATAGTATATCATCAGTA tgTATTACATCATTTATTACAAACAATTTATTTGCAAGGAGCCTGGAGTTATTGAACTCGGAGCAAAATTTACGAATAGTATTTAATGCTCTGGAAGTTAGTTATGCACTGTGTTTGTTGGCTAATTTAATACAGTTGGCTAATATTGAAAGAGATGAAGTGTTAAAAGAATTGTACTTTCCATCTTTTACG tttGTTGTAACAAAAATGTTGGAGGCATGTCAGCAATATGTAGTTGCAAAAAAAAGTAATTTAACTCGCTGGCATCCTATTCTTGGTTGGCTTGCACAAAAGGTTGATACATATTTACAAGAACCTATTCCATATGTTAAATCACAATTAGCCTGTTTGTGGACAGGCAGAATAGTTTCACAGTTGATTG GTCAACCTTTAACAGAACTTATTGAAAAAGAGATACCCCCACCAGTAGAACAACAGAGTACATCTGTTGGTACCAACATTTTCAGAAGAGCATTTTTGGAAGCACGTACAAATAGGAATAATAACACTAAAAATTATAGGAAATTGGGAAGTGCAGAAACTACTAGAATAGCTTTAATTTGTTCCCTTTATCAAATTGCTTTACATGCACTTACATTGAAAATGGAAATATTGACTG GTTTATGTTATCaagataaaattttataccATATGTATTTATTCTTGGGAACACTGGGTCCACATTGTGGTTTAAAAGCATTTTTGGACCATTTAGCTGCTAATACAAAATGTACAGCACCTGAATTTCAAATGTTGATATTATTTTCTGATTGTATGACACATTATGTTAC AATTTTAGATGATATGGAAATGTACGAACAACAAGACCCGTTCAAACTTAGCGATTTTGTAACAATATCATACTTTTTAAACCAATTTTTGTATAAGGCAGTGCTTAATAATTTGTTTG ATGTTCCAGATGTGAAATCAGTTCCTAATAATCCCCTCTTCACCTCTCTTCACACACTTTTAATGGCAATTTACCGCCGGGATTGTAGACGGACCTTTTGCCCGGAAGGCCACTGGTTGGCAAAGTTAA TTCGAGTGTCTGGTTTTCTAGCAGACCTGGAGAAAGGCAGGCGAGGTGCCGCTCTTCTCCTTTCTAAAATGCCGCATGTTATTCCTCATTCGGAGCGTGTTGTGCTGTTTCGTAAGCATGTTGCTAACGAAAAAGCAGTTTTAGGTCTAACCGAAAGTGCTTGCAATAGTACCCCAACAACGCTTATTGTTGTTCACAG aaCTCGTATAGTGGAGGACGGATATCGTCAGTTGGCGATGTTACCCTCTCAAGCACTTAAAGGCGTAATTAGAGTTCGTTTTGTAAACGAGCAAGGTTTAGCCGAAGCTGGTATTGACCAAGATGGAGTCTTTAAGGAATTTTTAGAGGAGACAATAAAAAAAGTTTTTGACCcatctttaaatttatttaaagtcACTAGTGAAAATCGACTTTATCCATCTCCAACATCATCTATGCAAGATAATCATTTGCAACTCTTTGAATTTGTTGGTCGTATGCTGGGTAAAGCGGTGTAcgag GGCATTGTAGTAGACGTACCTTTTGCATCTTTCTTCGTTTCCCAATTTTCTGGGCAAACAGGAGGAGCATTGTACAGTTGGCTGGACGAACTGGCTTCTTTAGATCGAGACTTATATCGGAGTCTTACTCTTGTGAAGCATTATAAAGGTGATGTTAGACAGTTAGAATTAACTTTCTCTCTTGATGAAGACGTTTTAGGCAAATTAGTTACGCACGAATTGGTTCCCGGAGGACGAGCAGTGCCGGTCactaatgaaaataaaatcaatTATATACACTTAATGGCTCATTTTAGAATGCACATGCAAATAAAACATCAAACAGCGGCTTTTATCAAAGGGTTCCGTTCTATAATCAATCCTGAATGGTTGGCATTGTTTTCAACTCCAGAA TTACAGAGATTAATTTCGGGTGATAATGTTCCACTAGATTTACGAGATTTACGAAGACATACACAATATTATGGTGGTTTTCACGATAGTCATCGTGTGGTGTGCTGGCTATGGGATATTCTAGAAAAAGATTTTTCTGAGGAAGAAAGAGGCTTATTTTTGAAG TTTGTTACAAGTTGTTCGAAATCACCATTATTGGGTTTCGCACACTTAGAACCACCATTTTCGATTCGTTGCGTTGAAGTTGGCGATGACGAGGATACCGGTGACACAATTG GTAGCGTAATAAGAGGATTTTTTACGATTCGTAAGAAAGATCCGCAGAATCGTCTACCTACATCGTCTACTTGCTTTAATCTTCTTAAATTACCAAATTATCAAAAGAAAAGTACCTTACGGGAGAAGTTACGTTACGCTGTCACTAGTAATACGGGCTTcgaactttcataa
- the LOC126915960 gene encoding ubiquitin-protein ligase E3B isoform X2, with translation MFKAEEPSRDSFLQQMKAAREERAHEKDREAAVILIQAYVRGWLTRKRILEEFDTNFLNDGGTETNIKLKPALDVYKIIFKFLYIYKKEKVQERIEKLCRYLVLTLDSESPEISYVGLILNKDRYISWISQMKTILFYCLTGLDNLKPERVSDHKSIHLRLHTLVSFTSPGTWAIQKVEGMEKLKAGMNQLCANIMGHLVNNGFYPIMQAFLVKGLGRVEIALKPIALSAAVTLALRPLISSQMSDKLVSLFLINIFSVPALVYHLNSISSVCITSFITNNLFARSLELLNSEQNLRIVFNALEVSYALCLLANLIQLANIERDEVLKELYFPSFTFVVTKMLEACQQYVVAKKSNLTRWHPILGWLAQKVDTYLQEPIPYVKSQLACLWTGRIVSQLIGQPLTELIEKEIPPPVEQQSTSVGTNIFRRAFLEARTNRNNNTKNYRKLGSAETTRIALICSLYQIALHALTLKMEILTGLCYQDKILYHMYLFLGTLGPHCGLKAFLDHLAANTKCTAPEFQMLILFSDCMTHYVTILDDMEMYEQQDPFKLSDFVTISYFLNQFLYKAVLNNLFDVKSVPNNPLFTSLHTLLMAIYRRDCRRTFCPEGHWLAKLIRVSGFLADLEKGRRGAALLLSKMPHVIPHSERVVLFRKHVANEKAVLGLTESACNSTPTTLIVVHRTRIVEDGYRQLAMLPSQALKGVIRVRFVNEQGLAEAGIDQDGVFKEFLEETIKKVFDPSLNLFKVTSENRLYPSPTSSMQDNHLQLFEFVGRMLGKAVYEGIVVDVPFASFFVSQFSGQTGGALYSWLDELASLDRDLYRSLTLVKHYKGDVRQLELTFSLDEDVLGKLVTHELVPGGRAVPVTNENKINYIHLMAHFRMHMQIKHQTAAFIKGFRSIINPEWLALFSTPELQRLISGDNVPLDLRDLRRHTQYYGGFHDSHRVVCWLWDILEKDFSEEERGLFLKFVTSCSKSPLLGFAHLEPPFSIRCVEVGDDEDTGDTIGSVIRGFFTIRKKDPQNRLPTSSTCFNLLKLPNYQKKSTLREKLRYAVTSNTGFELS, from the exons ATGTTTAAAGCTGAGGAACCATCCAGAGACAGCTTCCTTCAGCAAATGAAGGCCGCTAGGGAAGAAAGGGCCCATGAGAAAGACAGAGAAGCTGCTGTCATTTTAATTCAGGCTTATGTTAGGGGATGGTTGACCCGTAAAAGAATATT GGAAGAGTTTGATACGAATTTTCTGAATGATGGTGGCACAGAaacaaatataaagttaaaaCCTGCTTTGGAcgtgtataaaattatttttaaatttttgtacatatataagaaagaaaaggttcaagaaagaatagaaaagctATGTAG ATATTTAGTGTTGACTCTAGATTCTGAGTCTCCAGAAATTTCTTATGTAGGACTCATACTAAACAAAGATCGCTACATATCATGGATATCACAGATGAaaacaatattattttattgtttgaCTGGTTTAGATAATCTTAAACCAGAAAGAGTGTCTGACCATAAATCCATCCATTTGAGATTACATACATTAGTTAGTTTTACATCACCAGGAACATGGGCAATTCAGAAAGTAGAAGGAATGGAAAAACTCAAAGCTGGTATGAATCAGCTTTGTGCAAACATAATGGGTCACCTAGTCAACAATGGGTTTTATCCCATTATGCAA GCATTTCTAGTAAAAGGATTGGGTAGAGTGGAAATTGCTTTAAAACCAATTGCACTTTCAGCAGCAGTTACATTAGCACTGAGACCATTAATCTCCTCCCAGATGTCAGATAAATTGGTCTCattgtttttaattaatatttttagcgTACCTGCATTGGTCTATCATCTGAATAGTATATCATCAGTA tgTATTACATCATTTATTACAAACAATTTATTTGCAAGGAGCCTGGAGTTATTGAACTCGGAGCAAAATTTACGAATAGTATTTAATGCTCTGGAAGTTAGTTATGCACTGTGTTTGTTGGCTAATTTAATACAGTTGGCTAATATTGAAAGAGATGAAGTGTTAAAAGAATTGTACTTTCCATCTTTTACG tttGTTGTAACAAAAATGTTGGAGGCATGTCAGCAATATGTAGTTGCAAAAAAAAGTAATTTAACTCGCTGGCATCCTATTCTTGGTTGGCTTGCACAAAAGGTTGATACATATTTACAAGAACCTATTCCATATGTTAAATCACAATTAGCCTGTTTGTGGACAGGCAGAATAGTTTCACAGTTGATTG GTCAACCTTTAACAGAACTTATTGAAAAAGAGATACCCCCACCAGTAGAACAACAGAGTACATCTGTTGGTACCAACATTTTCAGAAGAGCATTTTTGGAAGCACGTACAAATAGGAATAATAACACTAAAAATTATAGGAAATTGGGAAGTGCAGAAACTACTAGAATAGCTTTAATTTGTTCCCTTTATCAAATTGCTTTACATGCACTTACATTGAAAATGGAAATATTGACTG GTTTATGTTATCaagataaaattttataccATATGTATTTATTCTTGGGAACACTGGGTCCACATTGTGGTTTAAAAGCATTTTTGGACCATTTAGCTGCTAATACAAAATGTACAGCACCTGAATTTCAAATGTTGATATTATTTTCTGATTGTATGACACATTATGTTAC AATTTTAGATGATATGGAAATGTACGAACAACAAGACCCGTTCAAACTTAGCGATTTTGTAACAATATCATACTTTTTAAACCAATTTTTGTATAAGGCAGTGCTTAATAATTTGTTTG ATGTGAAATCAGTTCCTAATAATCCCCTCTTCACCTCTCTTCACACACTTTTAATGGCAATTTACCGCCGGGATTGTAGACGGACCTTTTGCCCGGAAGGCCACTGGTTGGCAAAGTTAA TTCGAGTGTCTGGTTTTCTAGCAGACCTGGAGAAAGGCAGGCGAGGTGCCGCTCTTCTCCTTTCTAAAATGCCGCATGTTATTCCTCATTCGGAGCGTGTTGTGCTGTTTCGTAAGCATGTTGCTAACGAAAAAGCAGTTTTAGGTCTAACCGAAAGTGCTTGCAATAGTACCCCAACAACGCTTATTGTTGTTCACAG aaCTCGTATAGTGGAGGACGGATATCGTCAGTTGGCGATGTTACCCTCTCAAGCACTTAAAGGCGTAATTAGAGTTCGTTTTGTAAACGAGCAAGGTTTAGCCGAAGCTGGTATTGACCAAGATGGAGTCTTTAAGGAATTTTTAGAGGAGACAATAAAAAAAGTTTTTGACCcatctttaaatttatttaaagtcACTAGTGAAAATCGACTTTATCCATCTCCAACATCATCTATGCAAGATAATCATTTGCAACTCTTTGAATTTGTTGGTCGTATGCTGGGTAAAGCGGTGTAcgag GGCATTGTAGTAGACGTACCTTTTGCATCTTTCTTCGTTTCCCAATTTTCTGGGCAAACAGGAGGAGCATTGTACAGTTGGCTGGACGAACTGGCTTCTTTAGATCGAGACTTATATCGGAGTCTTACTCTTGTGAAGCATTATAAAGGTGATGTTAGACAGTTAGAATTAACTTTCTCTCTTGATGAAGACGTTTTAGGCAAATTAGTTACGCACGAATTGGTTCCCGGAGGACGAGCAGTGCCGGTCactaatgaaaataaaatcaatTATATACACTTAATGGCTCATTTTAGAATGCACATGCAAATAAAACATCAAACAGCGGCTTTTATCAAAGGGTTCCGTTCTATAATCAATCCTGAATGGTTGGCATTGTTTTCAACTCCAGAA TTACAGAGATTAATTTCGGGTGATAATGTTCCACTAGATTTACGAGATTTACGAAGACATACACAATATTATGGTGGTTTTCACGATAGTCATCGTGTGGTGTGCTGGCTATGGGATATTCTAGAAAAAGATTTTTCTGAGGAAGAAAGAGGCTTATTTTTGAAG TTTGTTACAAGTTGTTCGAAATCACCATTATTGGGTTTCGCACACTTAGAACCACCATTTTCGATTCGTTGCGTTGAAGTTGGCGATGACGAGGATACCGGTGACACAATTG GTAGCGTAATAAGAGGATTTTTTACGATTCGTAAGAAAGATCCGCAGAATCGTCTACCTACATCGTCTACTTGCTTTAATCTTCTTAAATTACCAAATTATCAAAAGAAAAGTACCTTACGGGAGAAGTTACGTTACGCTGTCACTAGTAATACGGGCTTcgaactttcataa